The Podospora pseudocomata strain CBS 415.72m chromosome 1 map unlocalized CBS415.72m_1, whole genome shotgun sequence genome has a segment encoding these proteins:
- a CDS encoding uncharacterized protein (COG:S; EggNog:ENOG503Q2ZV) yields the protein MVSLWPWGRDDSSPASFEKALSTLSTKITVTQTRLDQSRAKARRIKVLGTLYIGFAYLVYAIVLMLVVGYKDMGAWEWTGMAGGPVLISLVRSITTIFFDYRIERLTARLKEYQTERAKTIQKLKDATKYDSTLELLEKYGGSDNKQKKNKKKTSEEEEDEGAGAVKEQPQPRHHARTGLPPPPTANIQRRPESSAGAPAPHSRVPSSVYGAPSQRSPSPMISEAAEFAPNAFEGRAPPPFLQHPPATMAPPPEPHWYDRILDTLLGEDETAAKNRIVLICAKCRLVNGQAPPGTKSLAEIGKWKCMACGATNGEIDEGKRIVQEVLGGRGTKADSIAGTTDDEGGQSSSEIVEVEQDLSTEPQELSVRKRAKRGQ from the exons ATGGTTTCGCTCTGGCCATGGGGG AGAGACGACTCTTCCCCCGCGTCTTTTGAAAAGGCGCTCTCGACTCTTTCGACCAAAATAACGGTAACCCAAACTCGCCTCGATCAATCCCGCGCGAAAGCCAGACGGATCAAGGTGCTGGGTACGCTTTACATCGGTTTCGCCTACCTTGTTTATGCGATTGTCTtgatgctggtggttggttaCAAGGACATGGGGGCATGGGAGTGGACGGGCATGGCGGGAGGGCCGGTCTTGATTTCGCTGGTCCGCTCGATTACGACCATTTTCTTTGATTACCGAATCGAGAGGCTCACTGCGCGCCTCAAGGAGTATCAGACTGAACGCGCCAAAACCATCCAGAAACTAAAGGATGCTACCAAGTACGATTCGACGCTCGAGCTGCTCGAGAAGTACGGCGGCTCCGACAACaaacagaagaagaacaagaagaagacgtccgaggaggaggaagacgaaggTGCTGGCGCTGTCAAAGAACAGCCACAACCCAGGCATCATGCTCGTACGGGACTGCCGCCCCCGCCCACAGCAAATATCCAGCGCCGTCCAGAGTCCAGTGCCGGTGCACCTGCACCACACTCTAGGGTGCCAAGTTCAGTATATGGAGCACCAAGCCAACGGTCTCCCAGCCCCATGATCAGTGAGGCGGCCGAGTTCGCGCCAAATGCTTTTGAAGGGAGAGCTCCCCCGCCGTTCCTACAGCATCCACCTGCCACGatggcccctcctcccgagCCGCACTGGTACGATCGCATTCTGGACACCTTGTTGGGGGAAGACGAGACGGCCGCCAAGAACAGAATTGTCTTGATCTGCGCGAAGTGCCGGCTTGTCAACGGCCAGGCACCACCAGGAACGAAATCATTGGCTGAGATTGGAAAATGGAAGTGCATGGCATGTGGGGCGACCAATGGCGAGATAGACGAGGGGAAGCGCATCGTGCAGGAGGTacttggaggaaggggaacaAAGGCGGACTCCATTGCCGGAACCACCGATGATGAAGGCGGACAGAGCTCCAGCGAGATTGTCGAGGTAGAGCAGGATCTGTCCACCGAACCTCAGGAACTGTCCGTGAGGAAGAGAGCGAAGAGGGGGCAGTGA
- a CDS encoding uncharacterized protein (EggNog:ENOG503PZZE) yields the protein MGNNNNSRTPTQDDPNITTTTEWDSGDSEGVDYVYQDNRKPSPPSDKKTVKARSPRRKRSPKAKPRCHKCVCGATLHTPAADEDVGEETVFELDTDSENGGSHRSHPTRPKSPPTPEPKSPTPEPIPQPPPESQEKSRKVKKKKSATKKSHSKRSPSPYIEEYPEQATRPTILLREHKAPRRFSTSDAKRAVDTEERSSPTSSARGRSPPARRFSTASPDKAARPSPKRPSHRRHHLAAMQSAEGEHPLGTTPPKKLIGNHGDRDQVSEVEDTGPPFPRQTHHGSSNQIPKKITRSSAWTEHQPQYSSSWPLNPGFHHPPGQPPQQPAQQDLQYDSDDESEHDTPHNESKFADNTFSRPSRQSSFMGDQWQMDEELKRDREWEEEQERERERILERERALQRARELEMERGLSRERAREMERQRTQREFEERQRLEREQEERRRHEERERERTRSMPHRRRTMPAWLAVGNMDQGPKSVVTELCDIWRGRASDWESPYPSDNEIYSDDDDDMGHHNRPFHHGGPSRLLLLDSCPPRETSPSLLPPHGARSHFGLAPMGRPPAPTTRSRSPAPFPGPRLGRTWAGHSSSNTVNGFLLLEAGPLLMEPEMMDEDEQGEEMFPQGTDPAHRGWTYPMVSPVSEPPRLSRSVVLRRRSMAPDEPPIFCARKTKEMLSPTPVRATRFDFEGWGRDRSSRSSLGLGLMG from the coding sequence atgggcaacaacaacaacagcagaacACCGACTCAGGACGATCCCAATATCACTACAACTACAGAATGGGACTCAGGTGATAGCGAGGGCGTCGATTATGTCTACCAGGACAACCGCAAGCCCTCGCCCCCTTCCGACAAGAAGACCGTGAAGGCCAGGAGtccaaggaggaagagatcaCCCAAGGCAAAACCCCGCTGCCACAAGTGCGTATGTGGAGCAACTTTACACACGCCTGCCGCTGACGAAGATGTCGGCGAAGAAACCGTCTTTGAGTTAGACACCGACTCTGAGAACGGCGGATCCCACCGGAGCCATCCGACGAGGCCAAAATCCCCTCCTACGCCTGAGCCCAAGTCgccaacccctgaacccATTCCACAGCCCCCCCCGGAGAGCCAGGAAAAGAGTcgcaaggtcaagaagaagaagagcgcTACCAAGAAGAGTCACTCCAAAAGGTCTCCATCTCCGTACATTGAGGAGTACCCCGAGCAGGCTACTAGGCCAACCATCCTTTTGAGAGAGCACAAGGCTCCCCGAAGATTCTCCACATCCGATGCCAAACGTGCGGTCGACACCGAAGAGCGCTCCTCGCCGACGTCTTCTGCGAGAGGCAGATCACCCCCAGCCAGACGCTTTTCGACCGCATCTCCGGACAAAGCGGCGAGACCTTCCCCCAAACGACCTTCGCACCGTCGACATCATCTTGCAGCCATGCAAAGTGCGGAGGGCGAGCACCCCCTTgggacaacaccacccaagaagctcatcggCAACCATGGGGACCGCGACCAGGTCTCCGAGGTGGAAGACACTGGGCCGCCATTCCCACGCCAAACACATCATGGCTCAAGTAACCAAATACCCAAAAAAATTACTCGCAGTTCAGCCTGGACGGAGCATCAGCCACAATATTCGTCATCGTGGCCGCTTAACCCAGGTTTCCATCACCCACCGGGACAACCACCTCAGCAACCAGCACAGCAAGACCTTCAGTACGACAGCGATGACGAGAGTGAACATGATACACCACACAACGAGTCCAAGTTTGCGGACAACACTTTTTCGAGACCGTCTAGACAGTCTTCATTCATGGGGGACCAGTGGCAGATGGATGAAGAGTTGAAGAGAGAtagggagtgggaggaggaacaagagagggaaagagaAAGGATATTGGAAAGGGAACGAGCTCTGCAGAGAGCTCGagagttggagatggagagaggcTTGAGCAGAGAAAGAGCACGGGAGATGGAACGCCAACGAACACAGAGAGAGTTTGAAGAGCGACAACGACTCGAACGAGAGCAAGAGGAGCGACGACGCCACGAGGAGCGTGAGCGTGAGCGTACCCGTTCTATGCCCCACCGGCGCCGAACAATGCCCGCCTGGTTGGCTGTAGGAAATATGGATCAGGGCCCCAAGTCTGTGGTCACGGAGCTATGCGATATTTGGCGTGGCCGTGCTTCCGACTGGGAGTCTCCATATCCTTCAGACAATGAAATCTactccgacgacgacgacgacatgggCCACCACAATCGACCTTTCCACCACGGTGGTCCATCAAGGTTACTGCTCCTCGACAGCTGCCCACCGCGAGAGACTTCCCCCTCACTGCTCCCACCACACGGAGCTAGAAGTCATTTTGGTCTCGCTCCTATGGGGCGCCCGCCTGCACCGACAACGAGATCCCGTTCCCCTGCTCCCTTCCCAGGTCCCCGTTTGGGTCGCACTTGGGCAGGTCATTCAAGCAGCAATACGGTGAACGGGTTCTTGCTGTTGGAGGCGGGGCCCCTGTTGATGGAACCTGagatgatggatgaggatgaacaaggggaggagatgttcCCACAAGGCACTGATCCTGCGCATCGAGGGTGGACGTATCCAATGGTGAGTCCTGTTTCGGAACCGCCTCGACTTTCACGGTCGGTGGTTTTGAGAAGACGGTCGATGGCACCGGATGAGCCACCTATTTTTTGCGCGAGGAAGACGAAGGAGATGTTGTCGCCTACGCCGGTTAGGGCAACGAGGTTTGATTTTGAAGGTTGGGGTCGCGATAGGAGTTCGAGGAGttcgttggggttggggttgatgggttga
- a CDS encoding uncharacterized protein (COG:Z; EggNog:ENOG503NYQ3) — protein MARAAPEEVRRRWEAERRVDEARVAVVHGLGGLPTPPMLSERPETPPKPFTTIPFSRDRDFVNRGDILEQIDRRCSEPPARVALVGLGGVGKSQLAIEYAHRLATRQPDAWVFWVHAGTYARVEEGFRTIADAVKLTGRNLPKADILQLVYSWLSNERNGRWIMILDSADDRDVFYNANIAHGTTSGDERDRRPFVTYLPQSQNGSIIVTTRNKDLAFRLSGRRQNIIEVGPMAQTDALTLLEKKLGSPADLDVAADLVQALDLVPLAISQAAAYIQARAPRSSPEKYLTKFRKSEHRKSSLLQYDAGDLRRDGGASNAVLTTWQISFDYIRSKRRSAADLLSLMSFFDRQGIPGWVLKPPRVTKQEVPGRCLDDAGDTDFGNGSSASDGDMDGETDGGLTDDSADTIDDGFEDDVAMLRDYCLIATNEMDEFEMHGLVQFSTRKWLEQSGQQETLKQKFIERMAASFPSGDYKNWATCRNLFAHVQVVLGYRPSENREEIWATLLYNGGWFAWSQGRYEVAQQMVGKARRAFEKRLGKEDAATQASMSLFAQVLLNRGQWEEAEKLFMQVVETSKTNLGADHPSTLTSMANLASTYRKQGRWEEAEKLDVQVMETIKTKLGADHPDTLSSMANLASTYRKQGRWEEAEKLDVQVMETIKTKLGADHPDTLSSMANLASTYRNQGRWEEAEKLFVQVMETSKTKLGADHPDTLTSMANLASTYRNQGRWEEAEKLDVQVMETSKTKLGADHPSTLTSMANLASTYRNQGRWEEAEKLEVQVMETSKTKLGADHPDTLTSMANLASTYRNQGRWEEAEKLDVQVMETSKTKLGVDHPSTLTSMANLASTFWNQGRWEEAEKLDVQVMETSKTKLGADHPDTLTSMANLAFTWKSQGRHSGALALMKDCAQARQRLLSAEHPSTLLSLATIAEWSREHVS, from the exons ATGGCGAGAGCTGCCCCCGAAGAGGTTCGGCGGCGctgggaggcggagaggagagTGGACGAGG CCCGTGTCGCCGTGGTGCACGGGCTGGGGGGATTGCCGACCCCGCCAATGTTATCAGAACGACCTGAAACCCCGCCGAAGCCGTTTACGACCATCCCCTTCTCGCGCGACCGCGATTTTGTCAACCGCGGAGACATTCTTGAGCAAATCGACCGGCGATGTTCCGAGCCCCCCGCTCGCGTGGCCCTCGTCGGCTTGGGTGGTGTCGGCAAGTCACAACTGGCCATCGAATATGCTCACCGACTCGCCACTCGCCAGCCTGACGCATGGGTGTTCTGGGTCCACGCTGGAACTTACGCGCGCGTCGAAGAGGGGTTCAGGACGATTGCCGACGCTGTAAAGCTGACCGGCCGAAACCTACCGAAAGCTGATATCCTACAGCTTGTGTACAGCTGGCTGTCCAACGAACGGAACGGCAGATGGATCATGATCCTTGACAGCGCTGACGACCGCGATGTGTTCTACAATGCTAATATTGCCCACGGCACGACCAGCGGCGATGAGCGCGACAGGCGACCGTTTGTGACATACTTACCGCAGAGCCAAAACGGATCGATTATTGTTACAACACGTAACAAGGATTTAGCATTCAGACTGAGCGGGCGCCGTCAAAACATAATCGAAGTCGGACCGATGGCGCAGACGGATGCCCTCACgctcctggagaagaagctaggATCGCCCGCGGATCTAGATGTGGCGGCCGATCTCGTACAGGCGCTTGACCTCGTTCCGTTGGCCATTAGCCAGGCTGCCGCCTACATACAGGCACGGGCGCCGCGGAGCTCACCCGAGAAGTATCTAACTAAGTTCCGGAAGAGTGAGCACAGAAAGAGCAGTCTTTTACAGTACGATGCTGGGGACCTACGACGGGATGGAGGCGCGTCGAACGCGGTTCTCACGACATGGCAGATATCCTTTGACTATATCCGGTCCAAGCGGCGCTCTGCGGCGGACCTCCTGTCGCTTatgagctttttcgaccGGCAAGGCATTCCTGGGTGGGTTCTTAAACCACCTAGAGTTACTAAGCAGGAGGTTCCAGGACGGTGTTTAGACGATGCCGGAGATACAGACTTTGGTAACGGCAGTAGTGCTTCAGATGGTGACATGGATGGTGAAACAGATGGTGGCCTCACAGATGATAGTGCAGATACTATTGATGATGGattcgaagatgatgtggcgaTGCTGAGAGACTACTGCCTTATAGCAACGAAtgagatggacgagtttgagATGCACGGGCTTGTGCAGTTCTCGACGAGGAAGTGGCTGGAACAATCggggcagcaggagacgTTGAAACAGAAGTTTATCGAGCGAATGGCAGCCTCATTCCCAAGTGGAGACTATAAGAACTGGGCGACTTGTCGAAATCTCTTCGCACACGTTCAAGTGGTCCTCGGTTACCGACCCAGCGAGAATAGGGAGGAAATATGGGCGACGCTTTTGTataatgggggttggtttgcatGGTCGCAAGGGAGATACGAGGTGGCACAGCAGATGGTAGGCAAGGCGAGAAGAGCCTTCGAGAAGAGGTTAGGAAAAGAGGATGCGGCGACTCAAGCTAGCATGTCACTGTTTGCTCAGGTCCTTTTGAACCgaggccagtgggaggaggccgagaagctgtttatgcaggtggtggagacgagcaagaccaatcttggggccgatcacccttctacgctgacgagcatggccaacctagcctCGACATATAGGAagcagggccggtgggaggaggccgagaagctggacgtgcaggtgatggagacgatcaagaccaagcttggggccgatcacccagatacgctgtcgagcatggccaacttagcgtcgacatataggaagcagggccggtgggaggaggccgagaagctggacgtgcaggtgatggagacgatcaagaccaagcttggggccgatcacccagatacgctgtcgagcatggccaacttagcgtcgacatacaggaaccagggccggtgggaggaggccgagaagctgtttgtgcag gtgatggagacgagcaagaccaagcttggggccgatcacccagatacgctgacgagcatggccaacctagcctCGACATataggaaccagggccggtgggaggaggccgagaagctggacgtgcaggtgatggagacgagcaagaccaagcttggggccgatcacccttctacgctgacgagcatggccaacctagcctCGACATataggaaccagggccggtgggaggaggccgagaagctggaggtgcag gtgatggagacgagcaagaccaagcttggggccgatcacccagatacgctaacgagcatggccaacctagcgtccACATataggaaccagggccggtgggaggaggccgagaagctggacgtgcaggtgatggagacgagcaagaccaagcttggggtcgatcacccttctacgctgacgagcatggccaacctagcgtcgacattttggaaccagggccggtgggaggaggccgagaagctggacgtgcaggtgatggagacgagcaagaccaagcttggggccgatcacccagatacgctgacgagcatggccaaccttGCTTTTACTTGGAAAAGTCAAGGTCGACATTCAGGCGCCTTAGCCTTAATGAAGGACTGTGCCCAGGCTCGGCAGCGACTACTTAGTGCAGAGCATCCATCCACGCTGTTATCTTTGGCCACCATCGCCGAGTGGAGTAGAGAACATGTTTCTTAG
- a CDS encoding uncharacterized protein (EggNog:ENOG503PXQ1), with product MGRRGRDTYPWDRYECDWCMVRLNWDVRPCYVRQCHHPGSRSHRKEYWESVRAGNAAKRGKTLPRACRRAMMAAAAATAIENEDSNEGDKPDQSTPVEADATTTQTKTATEEPDAPALPAGSEVTSKPRHHQDEVKKPSQKRQPKAIIGPKRIIDEGITLAFDDDNDVARIHAANRKAWPRGPMPIAADATVEDWEVAELVRQGLIGPEDLQVNYVGFGDEACLYTIQVVDTMKKGRRGKGRRRQGVHVKDLAALDAESEWSHLDDEVYAQFLSDGESSLADWSELSFVCVES from the coding sequence ATGGGACGGCGCGGACGGGACACCTACCCATGGGACCGGTACGAGTGTGACTGGTGCATGGTGCGATTGAATTGGGATGTACGACCGTGTTACGTCCGCCAATGCCACCATCCTGGGTCACGGAGCCATCGCAAGGAGTATTGGGAGTCGGTCCGCGCAGGAAACGCAGCCAAGAGGGGTAAGACCTTGCCTAGAGCTTGCAGAAGGGCtatgatggcggcggcggcagcgacgGCAATCGAAAACGAGGACAGCAACGAGGGGGACAAACCTGATCAGAGCACCCCAGTGGAGGCCGATGCCACAACAACGCAGACAAAGACGGCGACAGAAGAGCCAGACGCACCAGCATTGCCCGCTGGATCAGAGGTCACGTCAAAGCCGAGACATCACCAGGATGAGGTGAAAAAACCATCACAAAAGCGACAGCCAAAAGCCATCATCGGACCCAAAAGAATCATCGATGAAGGCATCACTCTTGccttcgacgacgacaacgacgtGGCAAGGATACACGCTGCCAACCGAAAAGCCTGGCCACGTGGTCCGATGCCCATCGCAGCTGATGCTACCGTTGAGGATTGGGAAGTCGCAGAGCTTGTCCGCCAGGGACTTATCGGTCCCGAGGACCTTCAGGTGAATTATGTCGGCTTTGGGGATGAGGCCTGCCTATATACTATTCAGGTTGTGGACACGATGAAgaaagggagaagagggaaaggCCGTCGGCGACAAGGGGTTCACGTTAAGGATCTTGCGGCCTTGGACGCGGAGTCGGAGTGGTCTCATCTTGACGATGAAGTCTATGCTCAGTTCCTGAGTGATGGGGAGAGCAGTCTGGCGGACTGGAGCGAGCTGTCGTTTGTGTGTGTAGAATCTTAG
- a CDS encoding uncharacterized protein (EggNog:ENOG503NZ7A) produces the protein MAELVGLALALPPTIDLCLKYGRQLRALCANLRQADAQISERVIRLDNNWMLFTHKLDFLKRIQHLIEDDHREIWGQTLRILLSKLEIVTGIINRLVRPLPVFLEINHSLEVNARRGKYILIKKSLDKAIEELETWQQTTDQSWFLLMRIADSQVDLALQTPINLDAIDDKPQSNTATAIPSTVTIRASRMQDSTYGSSSEAGLTFDAAELSKMFIQQVAFSQISIAQRLYGNGQVGVYILNQITCEPVAKYQLIKKDARDLARKLQHNDPHTFGLLACKGVAVPLSTPTKGLHDRTTAPSMLTMVFRQPVHTTGIPNSLRYVLSHTAPPQTLSLRFDYAKQLARSVSYVHTFGFVHKNIRPESILVFTSTKSGLPSQSLFLVGFENFRREDGSTQRLGDDTLERNLYRHSSRQGASPNEDYIMQHDIYSLGVCLLEIGFWKSFIRYHPQTGQALPTEILPVSPHPDIKQVNHFLHTRGKEFLLHLARNELPQYMGTRYAEIVETCLTCLDPDNQDFGDEREFQDEDGIRVGVRYIEKVVLRLNQLCV, from the coding sequence ATGGCCGAGCTTGTTGGACTGGCTCTTGCCCTACCACCGACAATTGACTTGTGTCTGAAATATGGAAGACAACTCAGGGCCCTGTGTGCGAACCTTCGCCAAGCAGATGCTCAAATATCAGAGCGTGTGATCCGTCTCGACAACAACTGGATGCTATTTACCCACAAGCTCGACTTTCTGAAGCGCATCCAACATCTGATAGAAGATGACCATCGTGAGATTTGGGGCCAGACACTTCGGATTCTTTTGAGCAAGCTGGAAATTGTCACAGGTATAATCAATCGACTTGTAAGGCCCCTGCCTGTGTTTCTCGAGATCAACCACAGCCTTGAGGTTAATGCACGTAGGGGCAAATACATCTTGATAAAGAAGAGTCTAGACAAGGCcatcgaggagctggagacCTGGCAACAAACAACGGACCAATCATGGTTTCTTCTCATGAGAATCGCCGACTCACAGGTCGACCTCGCTCTCCAAACGCCTATCAATCTTGACGCGATCGACGATAAACCACAGTCCAATACAGCAACAGCCATTCCGTCCACAGTCACCATAAGAGCGAGTCGCATGCAAGACAGCACATACGGTAGTTCATCAGAAGCGGGATTAACCTTCGACGCAGCAGAGCTGTCCAAGATGTTCATTCAACAAGTAGCATTCTCGCAGATCTCAATCGCGCAACGGTTGTACGGAAATGGTCAGGTTGGGGTCTACATTCTCAACCAAATCACATGCGAGCCGGTAGCCAAGTATCAActcatcaagaaggacgCAAGAGACCTGGCCAGGAAGCTTCAGCACAACGACCCTCATACATTCGGCCTTCTCGCATGCAAAGGAGTGGCCGTCCCATTATCAACACCGACAAAAGGCCTTCACGATCGTACTACAGCTCCATCAATGTTGACGATGGTCTTCAGACAGCCAGTCCACACTACCGGGATTCCCAACAGCCTTCGGTATGTGCTATCCCAtacagctcctcctcaaacgcTGTCACTACGATTCGACTACGCAAAACAACTCGCCAGGTCCGTCAGCTACGTCCACACGTTCGGCTTCGTTCACAAAAACATCCGCCCGGAATCCATACTGGTattcaccagcaccaaatcGGGCTTGCCTTCGCAGTCACTCTTTCTTGTGGGCTTCGAGAACTTTCGACGGGAGGATGGCTCAACCCAGCGGCTTGGGGATGACACTCTAGAGCGAAATCTCTACCGGCATTCTTCCCGCCAAGGAGCTTCGCCGAATGAAGATTACATCATGCAACACGATATTTACAGTCTCGGTGTTTGTCTCCTGGAGATTGGCTTCTGGAAATCGTTCATACGATACCATCCCCAGACCGGCCAAGCACTGCCCACCGAGATCCTGCCTGTGTCGCCACACCCGGACATCAAACAGGTCAACCATTTTCTACACACCCGAGGCAAGGAGTTCCTTCTACATCTAGCGCGGAACGAGCTGCCTCAATACATGGGAACGAGGTATGCCGAGATTGTAGAGACATGTCTGACCTGTCTTGACCCGGACAACCAAGACTTTGGAGATGAGCGGGAGTTccaggatgaggatgggatCAGGGTGGGAGTAAGATACATCGAGAAGGTGGTCCTGCGGTTGAATCAGCTGTGTGTATGA
- a CDS encoding uncharacterized protein (COG:F; EggNog:ENOG50KOG0616) has translation MANHTSMSLEAVHDTRLPATVEANVTIHRVTTVRQGNPSWWQERWVRHDNNILGHGGCGLVWLEKKEKILEAEEDKWRAVKAIRVADSKSTNEGVRYVRELEALKRFSQPKYADFFVEFFGWYEIPNYLCIAMEYCEHGDLRKYLQTVKTMPEDEVKVVASQVLGALEMMHEAGYTHRDVKPANILIKSKPPQRWWVKVCDLGLSKRAEDIAGASTTVRGTPGFLAPEVLDCDPSTGQRDSFPIDMWCFGETVYQMLTGEPVFKTLAALFHYRAGSIEFPDQAFQRVNASPEARHFVRSLMLAHPPLRRTATAHPIYGAQGHPWMAIKPVENLVIKSRSAVSYETATAWPPPLPQDGDQITGVSGKWTQTVEIAKDSMAHAIGSFGDQSESQLPSIYPALPGLGQLYHPYLQYAYSNSTLNPFYYFLSPSNYYAAQYLNAMINTMSSGGYKLPAVSLRRSVLPKRVKALFPRNVARSKPAEVVKREFKEAITKAASKVTDNRLQPKDTNLDAQESIKQHIEAADQHSDSNGNSQPLVGQSTYQQPGLSAETRFSVNKENKNLAEDFTPTIPVPSEMAELFSRGKPPKSNPSGTAGAEDHDSLRDETEESWTVVTSRRKHSGPAKRRPAPPSPSTHARALPARKSTPTPNSDVLTTQVLPVMARRPAPRLPQAIIGRQSWAEVVATEGGEPE, from the exons ATGGCGAACCATACTTCGATGTCGCTGGAAGCAGTCCATGACACCAGACTTCCAGCAACTGTCGAGGCGAATGTCACCATTCACCGCGTAACAACAGTACGACAAGGCAACCCATCATGGTGGCAAGAACGATGGGTGCGGCATGATAACAACATTCTTGGACACGGAGGATGCGGTCTGGTATGGTtagaaaagaaagaaaagatcCTCGAAGCGGAGGAAGACAAATGGAGAGCGGTGAAAGCCATTCGAGTAGCTGACAGCAAGAGCACCAACGAAGGCGTCCGCTACGTCCGTGAGTTGGAAGCGTTGAAAAGATTCTCTCAACCGAAG TATGCCGATTTCTTTGTTGAGTTCTTTGGATGGTACGAAATCCCAAATTACCTCTGCATCGCCATGGAGTATTGCGAGCATGGCGACTTGAGGAAGTATCTTCAAACGGTCAAAACCATGCCCGAAGACGAGGTGAAGGTGGTTGCTTCCCAAGTATTGGGTGCTCTGGAAATGATGCACGAGGCAGGGTATACTCATAGAGATGTGAAGCCCGCG AACATTCTCATCAAATCCAAGCCGCCGCAGAGATGGTGGGTCAAGGTGTGCGACTTGGGCCTGAGCAAACGTGCTGAGGACATAGCTGGCGCTTCTACGACTGTAAGGGGCACGCCCGGCTTTCTGGCACCGGAAGTGTTGGACTGCGATCCCAGCACAGGGCAAAGAGACTCTTTTCCCATCGACATGTGGTGTTTTGGCGAGACGGTTTACCAAATGTTGACCGGAGAGCCAGTCTTCAAAACCCTGGCAGCTCTTTTTCATTACCGGGCTGGCAGCATCGAATTCCCGGATCAGGCTTTCCAACGAGTCAACGCCAGTCCAGAAGCCCGTCACTTCGTACGATCATTGATGCTTgcgcatcctcctcttcgtcgcaCGGCCACCGCGCATCCGATATATGGCGCCCAAGGTCATCCTTGGATGGCAATCAAACCCGTAGAAAATCTGGTGATCAAGTCGCGGTCGGCAGTCTCGTACGAAACAGCCACCGCGTGGCCTCCCCCACTTCCTCAAGACGGGGATCAAATCACGGGAGTCTCTGGGAAATGGACGCAAACAGTGGAGATCGCAAAAGACTCCATGGCACATGCCATAGGCTCTTTCGGAGATCAGTCCGAATCTCAACTTCCTTCGATTTACCCTGCCCTCCCAGGACTTGGCCAGCTATATCACCCTTATCTACAATATGCATACAGCAACTCCACACTCAATCCGTTCTACTACTTTCTGTCACCTAGCAATTACTATGCTGCTCAATATCTCAACGCAATGATCAATACGATGTCAAGTGGCGGCTACAAGTTACCTGCAGTATCTTTGCGCAGATCAGTTCTGCCAAAGCGAGTCAAGGCTCTCTTTCCAAGAAACGTGGCCCGCTCAAAACCAGCAGAAGTAGTCAAAAGGGAATTCAAGGAAGCGATCACCAAAGCGGCCAGCAAGGTGACAGACAACAGGCTTCAACCAAAGGATACAAATCTCGACGCCCAAGAGTCGATAAAGCAACATATCGAGGCGGCAGATCAGCATTCTGACTCGAATGGGAACTCCCAACCGCTCGTAGGCCAGTCAACATATCAGCAGCCTGGGCTCAGTGCCGAGACTCGATTTTCCGTCAATAAAGAAAACAAGAACCTTGCGGAGGATTTCACGCCGACTATTCCTGTCCCGTCTGAGATGGCCGAGCTCTTCAGTCGCGGGAAGCCACCAAAGTCCAATCCATCAGGCACGGCAGGGGCAGAGGATCATGACTCGTTGCGTGACGAAACGGAAGAAAGTTGGACAGTTGTTACGTCAAGGCGAAAGCATTCTGGACCAGCAAAGAGGCGACCAGCACCCCCGTCTCCATCGACTCATGCTAGAGCCTTGCCGGCTCGCAAGAGCACACCGACTCCAAATTCTGATGTACTAACAACTCAAGTCTTGCCAGTTATGGCACGTCGACCGGCCCCGCGACTACCACAAGCAATCATTGGCAGACAATCTTGGGCCGAGGTAGTTGCTACAGAGGGTGGGGAGCCTGAGTGA